In Mucilaginibacter boryungensis, a single window of DNA contains:
- the tilS gene encoding tRNA lysidine(34) synthetase TilS: MLPADRFSRFIDQNQLFNSGSKVLAAVSGGTDSVLMAHLLAAAGYHFGIAHCNFQLRGAAADTDQAFCRGLADTLKVNFHTINFDTEAYARQHKISIQMAARQLRYHWFESIRVQNHYDAIALAHHQNDTIETILLNLTRGTGIAGMHGILPKNGALVRPMLFMQRQEIEHLVTANNIAYVEDSSNASTKYARNKIRLEVIPKLKELNPSLEETFERNLQHFRELETLLELEVSRQRQRFTEHDGELHLSVDAVKNLKPQRLLLFHLLQPYGFNQEHVDSIIASLDKHAGRIFETTGYTLLLDRGELILKSTAGDILSSIEINNDTAGVNYGPYRLTLLHDDSPLIVKDNPMAVSVDAAKLVYPLSIRPWQRGDYFYPLGMRSKQKLSDFFIHQKVPLHHKNQVPVLVNGNNEVIWIAGYRLDDRYKVSGKTKKVTIFELYKTP; the protein is encoded by the coding sequence ATGCTCCCTGCCGATCGTTTCAGTCGCTTTATTGACCAAAACCAGCTTTTTAACAGCGGGAGCAAGGTTTTAGCGGCGGTTAGCGGGGGCACGGATTCGGTTTTAATGGCCCATTTACTGGCTGCCGCGGGTTATCATTTCGGCATTGCACATTGCAATTTCCAGTTAAGGGGCGCCGCTGCCGATACCGATCAGGCTTTTTGCCGCGGGTTAGCTGATACTTTAAAGGTCAATTTTCATACCATTAATTTTGATACAGAAGCCTATGCCCGCCAGCATAAAATATCTATTCAAATGGCGGCACGCCAGTTGCGCTATCATTGGTTTGAAAGCATACGTGTACAAAACCACTATGATGCCATTGCCTTAGCGCATCACCAAAACGATACGATTGAAACAATATTGTTGAACCTTACCCGCGGGACGGGGATTGCCGGCATGCACGGCATACTGCCCAAAAACGGCGCGCTGGTAAGGCCCATGCTTTTTATGCAACGGCAAGAAATTGAACACCTGGTAACCGCGAATAACATTGCGTATGTTGAAGATAGCAGTAATGCTTCCACAAAATATGCCCGTAACAAAATAAGACTGGAAGTTATCCCCAAGCTAAAGGAACTTAATCCTTCGCTGGAAGAAACATTTGAGCGCAACCTGCAGCATTTCCGCGAACTGGAAACGTTGCTTGAATTGGAAGTATCCCGGCAAAGGCAGCGTTTTACCGAACATGATGGAGAACTGCACCTGTCTGTTGATGCCGTTAAAAACCTGAAACCGCAGCGCTTGTTATTATTTCACCTGCTGCAACCTTACGGTTTTAACCAGGAGCACGTGGATAGTATAATAGCTTCGCTGGATAAACACGCGGGAAGAATATTTGAAACGACCGGATATACGTTATTGTTAGATCGCGGTGAGCTGATATTGAAAAGTACGGCAGGGGATATTTTATCATCTATAGAAATAAACAACGATACTGCCGGGGTAAACTACGGCCCATACCGTTTAACTTTGCTGCACGATGATAGCCCGTTAATTGTTAAAGATAACCCAATGGCTGTTTCGGTAGATGCAGCTAAGCTGGTGTATCCGCTCAGTATCAGGCCGTGGCAGCGAGGCGATTATTTTTACCCTCTTGGAATGCGGTCAAAACAAAAATTGAGTGACTTTTTTATACATCAAAAAGTACCTTTGCACCATAAAAACCAGGTGCCGGTATTGGTAAATGGCAATAATGAAGTAATTTGGATTGCCGGATACCGTCTGGATGACCGTTATAAAGTGAGCGGTAAAACTAAAAAAGTTACTATATTCGAACTGTATAAAACACCATGA
- a CDS encoding ABC transporter permease, producing MADLTPTQRALYAFKRNKLAVGGLIFIALSVVIAILGYLVMPDGTPQANDMILQISLKKPGSSFTMLRIRKSNAVDTVNIFQKLWSGQPDFYTNVPVTAWRIIKDSIYVDEYIGAEDKPEHKAYNIFEVVSGKKAEYNKYDEVTINWYTGKQTHLPLSKALYDKFADEIKENQIIKKTYILGTDLYGRDLLSRLILGTRISLSVGLMAVIISLITGVVIGASAGYYGGKVDAALSWLMNILWSLPALLLVIALSFALGKGLWQIFIAVGLSMWVEVARLVRGQVMGLKQVEYIEAARAMGFNNYRIITRHILPNITGPILVLASSNFASAILLEAGLSFLGFGAQPPMPTWGGMIREHYGYIIMDLAYLALAPGLAIMLMVYAFNLVTVGLRDAFDIKSQSTRL from the coding sequence ATGGCTGATCTAACCCCAACCCAACGTGCGCTGTATGCCTTTAAACGCAACAAACTTGCTGTTGGCGGCTTGATATTTATTGCGCTTTCGGTTGTTATCGCAATACTGGGTTATCTTGTTATGCCCGATGGCACCCCGCAGGCTAACGACATGATACTACAGATAAGCCTGAAGAAGCCCGGCAGCAGTTTTACCATGCTCCGCATCCGCAAAAGCAACGCTGTAGATACGGTTAACATTTTCCAAAAGTTATGGTCGGGCCAGCCCGATTTTTATACTAATGTGCCCGTCACTGCCTGGCGTATTATTAAAGATTCTATTTATGTAGATGAATATATTGGCGCCGAGGATAAGCCCGAACATAAAGCCTATAACATTTTTGAGGTAGTGAGCGGCAAAAAGGCCGAATATAATAAGTATGATGAAGTTACCATCAATTGGTATACCGGGAAACAAACGCATTTACCCTTAAGTAAAGCGTTGTATGATAAGTTTGCTGACGAGATAAAAGAAAACCAGATCATTAAAAAAACCTACATACTGGGTACCGACCTTTACGGGCGCGATTTGCTTAGCAGGCTGATACTTGGTACCCGTATTTCCCTTTCGGTAGGTTTAATGGCAGTTATTATCAGTTTAATTACCGGTGTAGTTATAGGTGCTTCGGCGGGTTATTACGGCGGCAAGGTTGACGCTGCCTTAAGCTGGCTGATGAATATTTTATGGTCGCTGCCTGCATTATTACTGGTTATTGCCTTATCATTTGCGCTGGGCAAAGGCCTTTGGCAAATATTTATTGCCGTAGGCTTATCCATGTGGGTAGAAGTTGCCCGCTTGGTACGCGGACAGGTAATGGGACTAAAGCAAGTTGAATACATTGAGGCAGCCCGCGCTATGGGCTTTAATAATTACCGCATTATTACCCGGCACATTTTGCCAAATATTACAGGGCCCATCCTGGTGCTGGCCTCATCAAACTTTGCTTCGGCTATTTTGTTGGAAGCAGGCCTGAGTTTTCTTGGGTTTGGGGCGCAGCCGCCTATGCCCACCTGGGGCGGCATGATACGCGAACATTACGGCTACATTATTATGGACCTGGCCTATTTAGCACTGGCTCCCGGCCTGGCTATTATGCTGATGGTGTATGCTTTTAACCTGGTGACTGTTGGCTTGCGCGATGCTTTTGATATAAAATCGCAGAGTACCCGATTATAA
- a CDS encoding PP2C family protein-serine/threonine phosphatase — protein MHYTKQDQGEDELIRLLLKRQSELNSLLEITRAINKNSSTPVLIQMMEAILQTHLNVGKFRLMIEKDKSFICISKYGGQFETLPVLLKACSGLKKIRLPTKLNGNEPGLLKGYSYFIPFYDKNKPLAYTLIGDFNSSAEMVDNDLAFIQTLVNAIIVALQNKKLFRQRLETERFQREMELASEVQNMLIPVRLHRDSAVEIGAKYLPHQNIGGDYFDFIRINDHELIWCIADVSGKGISAALLMANFQASLRAWAMVEDDLTSIIERLNSIVIKNTRGEKFITLFLAKYNQQTRKMNYINAGHNPSILYAEGEAVALKLGTTMIGAFEELPFINQGEIDVEPGTLIINYTDGLMDYEVDQGKQWNEEQLVKFVINNGEHSPDRFNQMLMDHLNLVVKGKPIDDITLLTLRIF, from the coding sequence ATGCATTACACTAAACAAGATCAGGGTGAAGACGAGTTGATACGCCTGCTGCTTAAACGGCAGTCAGAGTTAAACTCATTACTTGAAATTACCCGGGCTATTAACAAAAATTCGTCTACGCCTGTCCTCATCCAAATGATGGAGGCTATTTTGCAAACGCACCTGAACGTGGGCAAGTTCAGGTTGATGATAGAGAAAGATAAAAGCTTTATTTGCATATCAAAATACGGCGGTCAGTTTGAAACATTGCCGGTATTGTTAAAAGCCTGCTCCGGTCTAAAAAAAATTCGTCTGCCTACCAAACTTAATGGGAACGAGCCCGGCCTGCTGAAAGGCTATAGCTACTTTATCCCTTTTTACGATAAAAACAAGCCCCTGGCATATACACTTATAGGCGATTTCAACTCAAGCGCCGAAATGGTGGATAACGACCTGGCCTTTATCCAAACGCTGGTTAATGCCATTATTGTGGCGTTGCAAAACAAAAAGCTGTTCCGCCAGCGGTTAGAGACCGAACGTTTTCAGCGCGAAATGGAGTTGGCGTCGGAAGTGCAGAATATGCTGATCCCCGTGAGGTTACACCGCGATTCGGCGGTGGAAATAGGCGCCAAATACCTGCCCCATCAAAATATAGGCGGCGATTACTTCGACTTTATCCGTATAAACGATCACGAACTGATCTGGTGTATTGCCGATGTGTCGGGTAAGGGCATCTCGGCCGCTTTGCTGATGGCCAACTTCCAGGCCAGTTTGCGTGCCTGGGCCATGGTAGAAGATGACTTGACCAGTATTATAGAGCGGTTGAATAGCATTGTAATTAAAAACACCCGGGGCGAGAAATTTATAACCCTGTTCCTGGCCAAATACAACCAGCAAACCCGCAAGATGAACTATATCAATGCCGGGCATAACCCATCGATATTATATGCCGAGGGCGAGGCGGTAGCGTTAAAATTAGGTACTACCATGATAGGCGCTTTTGAAGAGCTGCCTTTTATTAACCAGGGCGAAATTGATGTGGAACCAGGTACGCTTATTATTAATTATACCGATGGACTGATGGATTATGAGGTAGATCAGGGTAAACAATGGAACGAGGAGCAACTGGTGAAATTTGTGATCAATAACGGCGAACACTCGCCCGACAGGTTTAACCAAATGCTGATGGACCACCTGAACCTGGTTGTAAAAGGCAAGCCAATTGATGATATTACTTTGCTGACGTTGAGGATATTTTAG
- a CDS encoding ribonuclease HII translates to MLLARYQYDLLEAGCDEAGRGCLAGPVFAAAVILAHDFDHYLLNDSKQLNEADRYQLRTEIEQTAIAYAVASVDNFEIDEINILNASFLAMHRALDLLHLKPEFLIIDGNRFNKYKTIPHACIVEGDGKYFSIAAASILAKTYRDDYMKQIALEHPEYDWHTNKGYPTIKHRETVMKIGYTPYHRRTFRVSDPQLSIF, encoded by the coding sequence ATGTTATTAGCCAGGTACCAGTACGATCTTCTTGAAGCCGGTTGCGATGAAGCTGGGCGTGGCTGTTTGGCCGGGCCGGTATTTGCTGCTGCGGTTATCCTGGCGCACGATTTTGACCATTATTTGCTGAATGACTCAAAGCAGCTGAACGAAGCCGACCGGTATCAGCTACGTACCGAAATAGAGCAAACAGCCATTGCCTATGCGGTAGCATCGGTTGATAATTTTGAGATTGACGAGATCAATATCCTTAACGCGTCATTTCTGGCTATGCACCGGGCACTTGACCTGCTGCACCTAAAACCCGAGTTCCTGATCATAGACGGGAACCGTTTCAATAAATACAAAACCATTCCTCATGCCTGTATTGTTGAGGGCGACGGTAAGTATTTTAGCATTGCGGCGGCATCTATCCTGGCTAAAACTTACCGGGACGATTACATGAAACAAATTGCCCTTGAACACCCCGAATACGATTGGCATACCAATAAAGGTTACCCTACCATTAAGCATCGCGAAACGGTGATGAAAATTGGCTATACACCCTACCATCGCCGCACCTTCCGCGTAAGCGACCCGCAGTTAAGTATTTTTTAA
- a CDS encoding glycosyltransferase family 4 protein: protein MKILILTHRIPFPQNGGYPIVVGNTIRGLVNQGHNVSLVSLNDKKQNGKVMETDELLERINYRSYPIDTSISMLDAFINLFSQHSANIDKYYDPAFERLLIGEVRNTAYDIIQFEGLFVAPYLEGVRKNSKAKLVYRAHNIEHQVWERLAIQKNDPFKRWFLKMVARRIKKYELQHLNSFDAIAVFTQQDKITMEGYGAKVNIDVIPVGIDMQRYQPEPEKTEYPSLFFLGSLNWMPNREGIEWFLENFHNDLVEGDLRVKFYVAGNDIPEQFDEYEIMGKIYIQGEVDDALEFVNSKSIMIVPLLSGGGMRVKIVEGMAMQKCIISTSLGAEGIQYTNGVNILIADTRTEFFNAIKRCIADEEFCQNVGLNARRMIENQHDIHAISVNLVKFYHKVLGK from the coding sequence GTGAAGATATTGATACTGACGCACCGTATACCATTCCCCCAAAACGGCGGCTACCCCATTGTGGTTGGCAACACCATCAGGGGCCTGGTTAACCAGGGGCACAATGTATCATTGGTTTCACTGAACGATAAGAAGCAAAATGGTAAAGTGATGGAAACCGACGAGTTGCTGGAACGGATCAACTACCGGTCGTACCCTATTGATACCAGCATCTCCATGCTGGATGCGTTCATCAACCTGTTCAGTCAGCATTCTGCTAATATCGATAAATATTATGATCCCGCTTTCGAACGCCTGCTGATAGGCGAAGTGAGGAATACCGCTTATGATATTATCCAATTTGAGGGGTTATTTGTTGCACCTTACCTTGAAGGGGTCCGCAAAAACTCTAAAGCCAAATTGGTTTATCGCGCCCATAATATAGAACACCAGGTTTGGGAACGCCTGGCTATACAAAAAAACGATCCGTTTAAACGCTGGTTCCTGAAAATGGTAGCCCGGCGTATAAAGAAATATGAACTACAGCACTTAAACAGTTTTGATGCCATTGCCGTATTTACCCAGCAGGATAAAATAACCATGGAAGGCTATGGCGCAAAAGTGAACATTGATGTGATACCGGTTGGGATAGATATGCAACGGTACCAGCCCGAGCCCGAAAAAACCGAGTACCCGAGCCTGTTCTTTTTAGGGTCGTTAAATTGGATGCCTAACCGGGAGGGGATTGAATGGTTTTTAGAAAACTTTCATAACGATTTAGTAGAGGGCGACCTGAGGGTTAAGTTTTATGTAGCCGGTAACGATATTCCCGAACAGTTTGATGAGTACGAAATAATGGGCAAAATATATATCCAGGGAGAGGTTGACGATGCGCTGGAGTTTGTGAACAGCAAGTCCATTATGATCGTCCCGCTGCTTTCAGGCGGGGGGATGCGGGTGAAAATTGTAGAGGGGATGGCTATGCAAAAATGTATTATCTCTACCAGTCTTGGTGCCGAAGGGATACAATACACCAATGGCGTGAACATCCTGATTGCCGATACCCGTACCGAATTTTTTAATGCCATTAAACGCTGTATTGCCGATGAGGAGTTTTGCCAAAACGTTGGCCTTAATGCCCGCCGCATGATTGAGAACCAGCACGATATACATGCCATTAGCGTTAACCTGGTTAAATTTTACCATAAGGTACTGGGTAAATAA